Sequence from the Fusarium oxysporum Fo47 chromosome VI, complete sequence genome:
TCTTTGGTCTTGAGAGCGGATGGCCAAAGTGGACGAGTGTCGATCACCCATTGGATGACCGTAGGTGAGGATTGGGTCCTACTCATCATTGCTACAACTGTTGCCTTGGAGTGCTGGAGAGCTAGCGTTTCAGGCTTCCAGTGAAAGAACCATTTGAAGTAGGTGATGGAGTTGAGACGAGACTGTGACAAGACAGGTGAGACTCGGAAGCCGAAAAGACGAAACCGGGCCTGTCGGAGGTGGGGTCTTGATTACGGGCCGGCCGAACGAACATTATCATACAGCAACGAACATGAAGTATAATAAGAGGCCATGAGGAGAACTTTGAATGTGCTCTACAGGTTCTCATCCCTttcttcattcttgagaCCTAATTATGCAGTCGAGTCTTGTACGGGCATCCTGCACTTTTTTCTCTCCTTGACAACCACAACCATGATCAGCCATTAAACCACAACGGGCTCATTATGTGTCCGAGAGGAGACTTCCattcttatcttatattacttctttCTCTGCTCCAGCTGagtcttttttcttctcagcaCAGCAGTATTTTCTACTTTACCATTTTCTGGCTCGAGCCAAACGAGCTGTGTTGCGCCAACCAGTGTATCTGCCAAAGCCAGTTCTTGTCACCACACGAAACCATAGAGACTATTCAAAAGCTACAGTCAAGGAAACATCGGATGTACTCTCGGCATGCAGCACGCTCGACTTTTCACTATTCACCCCGCCCATCTTAACGCCGAGTGTTGGGCACAACAAAACCCCAAAGGAAGCCCAGtccaaagcaaagcaaagcaaagcaaagcatTGCTACGTTGGATCTGAGTGGATGGAACGACCCCTGCGAAGAGTCTGAACCTTTACGCGGTGCAGGGGATTAAGGACGTTGGTGGTGGCCGATGTCTACTAATACAGACTCGAAATTATGCTATTATTGAAGAGATACAGGGTACGCGTATGATGTGGATGGATACGGAGACACTGAGATAATgattcttattttattttgAAGCAGTCCAGATTTAATATTAATGTTAATGATAATGATAAAAAGCCCTTCTCTCGGTTGGCCTAGAAGCGACAGTTGCTTATGCGGGACAAGTTACTTGACGTATATAGACACAGAGCCAGCCTCATAGACTAAGCTTTGAACCGTTCATGTCTACTCTATGACTCTCATGTGTTTAATATTCATGGACCTCCGCTGACGCATTGCTACTGTACGCAGACCCCGTCATCAAAACTACGGCCATGAAACCTCCGCTTATTCTGTCTCTGGCTCAGCATCAACCGAGAGTAAGAATACATGACGTTCTTCCTTGCTTTCGCTCTTGTCCCCTTCCTTTGCTTTTCTATCTTCTTTATCCTTGGGTTTGTCCTCTCCGTCTTTCTTTTCGTCCTTTTTAGTTGTATCCACGACGCCGTCTTCTAGTTTGCCGAGGGTCTTGATCGCGTTGCCCTCGCCATCCAAGTCCACAACCACATCAATCTTGTCTAGGCTTCCATCTTCGGTGTATTTCCACATCTGCTTAATTTCTCCACGCACCAGTCCTGTCAGCCAGAGAGATCCCAGAACGCCAGGAACGAGATACAACAATGCAGGTTGGCCACGCTTGAAAATCAAGAGCATAGCCAAGGTAACCAGCATGCCGAGAAGATACCCAATGACGGAGGCATGAAAGTAAGTCTTGCGAAAGTGTGCAGCCGCCAAGTCAGGGGGCAGCTGCTGCGACCCAAAGATAAAGAATGTTCCACGCGTCCAAAGGCTATCTCCCCATTTTCCTTTGACGTTGACGTACTTGGCCTTAACCTCCTTGTGTTTAGTCTCGCTCCGTGTGATGAGAGCGCCTGATGTCGGGTCCTTCTCAATGAGCTTCAGGTCAGTGCTCTCATACTTGATCTTTTGATCATAATGGAGCCAGAGGTCAAACCGAAGGGCTAGGGCCATGACCATGCCTGGAATGACAATGTCACCCAGTCCGAGGATACTCTTACGCTCTGCAGCCTCGAAAGTGAGCTTGATTGGGACGTCCAACTTGGTTGCTACTGTAACCATATAGGGGCTGAAAATGCTTAGCTTTGGAGTCaatctcaagatcagccCTATAACTCACGTGTAAAATACCATTATGATGTCGTAAAAGAACAGACCAACCAGGATCAGAGTACTAGTCAAGAAATCTGTGGGCGAGATGAGTTGAATGGAGCCATAGCACATGGCGTAACCAAGCATATTACTCAACAAGGGGGAGGTAGTTGATGAATAAATGAGCGCCGTGGCTAGTGCCATAACCAAGGACACTACATGAGCAAACTTGATTCGACCTTCCTCTTTGCCCATTCCATggatgaagagcttgatggccCAATGCCGCTTAAGGAGGCCTCGAAGCTCCCAGCCAGACTTGCGGATCTTCTCCGAGAACGCCAAACAAGCAAATGGTCCAGGAAAGGGGTTTTGCGTTTTAGGGATGGCTGCGTCAGGGTTACCCGCATCATCGCAGACTTGTACTGATCTTGTCTTTTGATCCGCTTCCCTTAGTCGCCCGTCACGGCCGCGCCAGTATCGTGGAAACGCCAGGCTGGTCACCACCTCAATACCATGAGAATAGATTGATACAAGACTAGCAACCGACATGGTAGACATGTACCAGCGCAGAATTTTGTTCAGAATGTCAGGGTCCTTAAGCCACTGAATCAGGTAGTACAGGCCGATAAGGACGGCACCAGCCATAAGCGGGAAAATAATGGCATCGGAGGGCTCTAGTCCCTGGGCAAAACgctcctcgtcgtcatctttGGAACCaggcttctttttcttcgcAGGTTGCGCAGATGGGGGTCGCCGAAGAGCAGCGTGGGCACCGAGATAGATGATGCCAATAGCGCTGAGGACGAGCCTGACTTCAAGCATAACAAAACTCAGATCTTTAATATGTGCAAAAGATGAGAGCCAATTTTGCCCATTGGCGAGGGTAGAATTTAGAGCATCGAAAGAGCCCTCTAGGGCGGCTGGATTTGTAGCGTTTTCTGCCATGGTTTGACTGGAAGACGTTGCtaatgttggtgatggagggAAAGCAACGTGTTCTAAGCCTGGACAAGTTGTGTAAAGTGAGAGTTAAGGGCCACAGTCATGACATTTCGTGACAATTTTTCAGCACGTTGACCCCGTTGTTTCTGTAGCAAAATTGCAGTATAGtttaaaagaaaagaatgatTGTTTTCCTGCATGAAAGGTCGACAAAGCAcagaaaaagaacaaagtCCTGACATGCAGTATCTTTGTTGAATGACGTCTGATGAAAGTGTAAAAGCTCGCCGAGCTGAATGGAAACAGAAGGTTATGGGGCTGAAATGTAGTGGCCTGCGTTTTGCTACAGAGTTGTTTGGGGCCCAAGTGACCAATCATGCAGCTCGCAGTGCTAAAAACGCCAGGAACTCAAGGCGTAACCTGCGCCACACCCACTATCATGTCGAATAGAGATAGACATGCCGACCTTAAGGTACTTTGGTAGGAAAAGCACAACAAACGTTGACAGcaggaaaaagaaaaacaagtTAGTTACCTTGACAGTAGTGATACTATGATATCCCATGTGGAATGTTTGCCTTAATCTTATAGCCCAGCCGCCAGTGACCTCACTGCTCCATGTTCGTAGACTAAAGCTGGTTGTGTCTACGGATGGGTTTGGCAGATAAATTTCCCCTCCATCATAAACAACTTACACCACACCCAACACAGCATCGCAATCATGACAACGAACATATCACTCGAGACCACAATGGTACGTCACAAAGTCTCGGCTTTGACTACAACTACTGACAAGTTACAGGGCTCGCTCACCCTTGAGCTCTACACCACCCACGCCCCTAAGACCTGCAATAACTTCACCACCCTTGTCCGTCGCGGCTACTacgacaacaccatcttccACCGCATCATCCCCAATTTCATGATCCAGGGCGGCGACCCAACAGGAACGGGTCGCGGCGGAAGCTCTATCTACGGCGAGAAGTTCGAGGACGAGATCGATCCGGGTCTCAAGCACACAGGCGCTGGTATCTTGAGCATGGCCAACGCAGGCCCCAACACAAACGGATCGCAGTTTTTTATCACGCTTGCGCCTACGCCTTGGCTTGATGGCAAACACACTATCTTTGGAAGGGTCAAATCTGGCA
This genomic interval carries:
- a CDS encoding cyclophilin-like domain-containing protein; protein product: MTTNISLETTMGSLTLELYTTHAPKTCNNFTTLVRRGYYDNTIFHRIIPNFMIQGGDPTGTGRGGSSIYGEKFEDEIDPGLKHTGAGILSMANAGPNTNGSQFFITLAPTPWLDGKHTIFGRVKSGMSTVKRMGMVKTGSEDRPIEDIKIVKARVVEEEEEV
- a CDS encoding aspartic endopeptidase, whose translation is MAENATNPAALEGSFDALNSTLANGQNWLSSFAHIKDLSFVMLEVRLVLSAIGIIYLGAHAALRRPPSAQPAKKKKPGSKDDDEERFAQGLEPSDAIIFPLMAGAVLIGLYYLIQWLKDPDILNKILRWYMSTMSVASLVSIYSHGIEVVTSLAFPRYWRGRDGRLREADQKTRSVQVCDDAGNPDAAIPKTQNPFPGPFACLAFSEKIRKSGWELRGLLKRHWAIKLFIHGMGKEEGRIKFAHVVSLVMALATALIYSSTTSPLLSNMLGYAMCYGSIQLISPTDFLTSTLILVGLFFYDIIMVFYTPYMVTVATKLDVPIKLTFEAAERKSILGLGDIVIPGMVMALALRFDLWLHYDQKIKYESTDLKLIEKDPTSGALITRSETKHKEVKAKYVNVKGKWGDSLWTRGTFFIFGSQQLPPDLAAAHFRKTYFHASVIGYLLGMLVTLAMLLIFKRGQPALLYLVPGVLGSLWLTGLVRGEIKQMWKYTEDGSLDKIDVVVDLDGEGNAIKTLGKLEDGVVDTTKKDEKKDGEDKPKDKEDRKAKEGDKSESKEERHVFLLSVDAEPETE